In Puntigrus tetrazona isolate hp1 chromosome 22, ASM1883169v1, whole genome shotgun sequence, one genomic interval encodes:
- the LOC122327307 gene encoding zinc finger protein 271-like has translation MTAPEPCGIKQEDTEQQIDLVENRESEEGENHHVKTEETSWKHPSFKQNLDINTKSHLEGKQYACDPCEKTFPIKRNLTKHINFHTGEKPHACEHCGRRFRRKEYLNAHLKIHTGEKPYTCGQCKKSFRQKSALNVHMRIHTGEKPYTCEQCGKSFRLKQPLNNHMRIHTGEKLYTCDQCRKSFRLKQSLDRHIMIHTGEKPHTCVQCGKSFTRKENFNAHLKTHSGEKLYTCNHCGRNFSKYYSFKLHLLVHSSEGLKNCNQSSREFFRAGFLKDHLKVTTDKPHVCYLCGKSFSQMVALKIHQKRHSGVKDHSCSECDKTFFTDAELKVHQTVHSTETPYKCSHCDKRFKRSGYLQIHERIHTGEKPYTCDQCGTSFRLKELLNEHMYIHTGEKPPTCEHCGKNFKQKAHLDRHMRLHTGENLHTCDQCGKGFLEKGNLKDHMNIHTGERPYSCDECGKSYKNNGNLLVHKKSHTGKKPHTCAQCGKSFAEKAILNEHMRIHTGERPYTCDQCGKSFTQRGALITHKRTHSEEKPYICDQCGKSFKQKESLCDHMKIHTGEKPYTCDQCGKSFVRRVSFYLHKRTHTGEKPYSCDQCGKSFRQKRSLHDHMTIHTGEKPNTCDQCGKSFKRKEKLHDHMRIHTGEKPYVCDQCGESFRLKEILNRHMRIHTGERPYACTQCHRSFRLKEILNRHMRIHTGERPYTCDQCGKSFTQRGALITHKKTHSEEKPYICDQCGKSFKQKESLCDHINIHTGEKPYTCDQCGMRFVRRVSFYQHKKTHTGEKPYSCDQCGKSFRRKRNLHDHKTVHTGEKPYTCDQCGKTFRRKRNLHVHMTIHTGEKPYSCDQCGESFRQKRSLHDHMTIHTGEKPYTCDQCGRSFKRKAKLHDHMRIHTGEKPYTCEQCGRSFRLKEMLNRHMIIHTRETPYSCDQCGKSFKNLSFLKVHLHTHSRERPSNSNQRSRKKLRECLNYHQKRHSGVKDHACAQCGKTFFTYGAMKVHQIVHSTERPYKCSHCDQRFKRSTHLQIHERIHPGEKLHHCHSCGKSFTQLSSLISHKLHVCVSKITVSSSSSDPVLPGAR, from the exons ATGACTGCTCCAGAACCATGTGGAATAAAACAGGAAGATACTGAACAACAAATAG aCCTGGTAGAGAACAGGGAGAGTGAAGAGGGGGAGAACCATCATGTCAAAACTGAAGAAACCTCCTGGAAACATCCTTCATTCAAGCAAAATTTGGATATTAACACGAAAAGTCATCTTGAAGGGAAGCAATATGCTTGTGATCCGTGTGAAAAGACTTTCCCAATAAAACGTAACCTTACGAAACACATAAAtttccacactggagagaagccacATGCTTGTGAACATTGTGGGAGGAGATTCAGGCGAAAAGAATACCTTAATGCACACCTAAaaatccacactggagagaagccgtaCACATGTGGTCAGTGTAAGAAGAGTTTCAGACAAAAATCTGCCCTTAATGTacacatgaggatccacactggagaaaaaccaTACACATGTGAAcaatgtggaaagagtttcagacTCAAGCAACCCCTTAACAAtcacatgaggatccacactggagagaagttATATACATGTGATCAGTGTAGGAAGAGTTTCAGACTTAAGCAAAGTCTTGACAGGCACATTATGATCCATACAGGAGAGAAGCCGCACACATGTgttcagtgtggaaagagtttcacacgaaaagaaaactttaatgCACATCTTAAAACCCACAGTGGAGAGAAGTTGTACACATGTAATCATTGTGGAAGGAATTTCAGTAAATACTATAGTTTTAAATTACATCTGCTTGTTCATTCTAGTGAAGGACTAAAGAACTGTAACCAAAGCAGTAGAGAATTTTTTAGGGCAGGTTTCCTGAAGGACCACCTGAAAGTTACAACAGACAAACCTCATGTATGTTATTtatgtggaaagagttttagtCAGATGGTTGCACTAAAGATACACCAGAAAAGACACAGTGGTGTAAAGGATCATTCTTGTTCTGAGTGTGATAAGAcattttttacagatgctgaACTAAAAGTGCACCAGACAGTTCACTCTACAGAAACGCCttacaagtgttcacactgtgacaagagaTTCAAACGGTCAGGATATCTGCAAATACATGAGcggatccacactggagagaagccgtaTACATGTGATCAGTGTGGGACAAGCTTCAGACTAAAAGAACTGCTTAATGAACACATGTacatccacactggagagaaacctcCCACATGTGAACACTGTGGGAAGAACTTTAAGCAAAAAGCACACCTTGATAGACACATGAGactccacactggagagaatcTACACACATGTGATCAGTGTGGGAAGGGTTTCTTAGAGAAAGGAAACCTTAAAGACCACATGAatatccacaccggagagaggcCGTACTCATGTGATGAATGTGGGAAGAGTTAcaaaaataatggaaaccttttagTGCACAAGAAAAGCCACACTGGGAAGAAGCCACACACATGTGctcagtgtgggaagagttttgCAGAAAAGGCAATCCTTAATGAacacatgaggatccacactggagagaggCCATACACGTGtgatcagtgtgggaagagtttcaccCAAAGAGGAGCTCTTATTACACACAAGAGAACCCACAGTGAAGAGAAACCATATATCTGtgatcagtgtgggaagagttttaAGCAAAAAGAAAGTCTTTGTGATCACATGAaaatccacactggagagaaaccataCACATGCgatcagtgtgggaagagttttgTACGAAGAGTAAGCTTTTATCTACACAAGAGAACccacactggagaaaaaccaTACTCCTGtgatcagtgtgggaagagtttcaggCAAAAAAGAAGCCTTCACGATCACATGACAATCCATACTGGAGAGAAACCTAATACCTGTGATCAGTGTGGGAAAAGTTTCAAACGAAAAGAAAAACTTCATGAtcacatgaggatccacactggagaaaaaccaTACGTATGTGATCAGTGTGGGGAGAGCTTCAGACTAAAAGAAATTCTTAATCGacacatgaggatccacactggagagaggCCTTACGCATGTACACAATGTCATAGGAGTTTCAGACTAAAAGAAATTCTTAATCGACATATgaggatccacactggagagaggCCGTACACGTGtgatcagtgtgggaagagtttcaccCAAAGAGGAGCTCTTATTACACACAAGAAAACCCACAGTGAAGAGAAACCGTATATCTGtgatcagtgtgggaagagttttaAGCAAAAAGAAAGTCTTTGTGATCACATTAatatccacactggagagaaaccatacacatgtgatcagtgcgggaTGAGATTTGTACGAAGAGTAAGCTTTTATCAACACAAGAAAacccacactggagagaaaccatattcctgtgatcagtgtgggaagagtttcagaagaaaaagaaacctTCATGATCACAAGACagtccacactggagagaaaccatatacctgtgatcagtgtgggaagactttcagaagaaaaagaaatcttcATGTTCACATGAcaatccacaccggagagaaaccatATTCCTGTGATCAGTGTGGGGAGAGTTTCAGACAAAAAAGAAGCCTTCATGATCACATGAcaatccacactggagagaaaccataTACGTGTGATCAGTGTGGGAGGAGTTTCAAACGGAAAGCTAAACTTCATGAtcacatgaggatccacaccggagagaaaccatACACATGTGAACAATGTGGGAGGAGTTTCAGACTAAAAGAAATGCTTAATCGACACATGATTATCCACACCAGAGAGACGCCTTACTCGTGTGATCaatgtgggaagagtttcaagAATTTAAGTTTTCTTAAAGTACATCTGCATACTCATTCTAGAGAAAGACCGTCTAATTCTAACCAGCGCAGTAGAAAAAAACTTAGGGAATGTTTAAATTATCACCAGAAAAGACACAGCGGTGTGAAGGATCATGCTTGCGCTCAGTGTGGGAAGACTTTTTTTACGTATGGTGCAATGAAAGTGCACCAAATAGTTCACTCTACAGAAAGGCCttacaagtgttcacactgtgacCAGAGATTCAAACGATCAACACATCTACAGATACATGAGAGGATCCACCCTGGAGAGAAGCTCCATCACTGCCATTcatgtgggaagagtttcactCAGTTATCTTCTCTAATCTCTCATAAATTACATGTCTGCGTGTCTAAAATTACAGTAAGTAGTTCAAGTTCTGATCCTGTTCTTCCAGGTGCGAGATAG